A single Oryctolagus cuniculus chromosome 16, mOryCun1.1, whole genome shotgun sequence DNA region contains:
- the CDCA7L gene encoding cell division cycle-associated 7-like protein isoform X10 translates to MELATGSQIPKEVADIFNAPSDEEEEEFLGFADEVPMETLSPEGSRDSFDSLASPAQLGESDLGSDSSASVVSEEEEQEEEEEEEAAAPRRRRRSGRSSIGLRVAFQFPTKKLAKRPERSPSSEPLGPGLRSQDKQVAALGRKKSCRPGRDREESASESEDDEGQESSDALLKRNLNIKENKAVLARLLAELNSMPDFFPVRSPASASKRTTTRRALSEGQLPRRVNPARSARPPERFALESFTVSAAKFAEEFCRIRRRKTISGGRCQGYRRRHRVSSFRPVEDITEEDLENVAITVRDKIYDKVLGNTCHQCRQKTIDTKTVCRNQGCGGVRGQFCGPCLRNRYGEDVRSALLDPDWMCPPCRGICNCSYCRRRDGRCATGILIHLAKFYGYNNVKEYLESLQKRLVEDN, encoded by the exons ATCCCTAAGGAGGTGGCTGACATCTTCAACGCCCCCAgcgacgaggaggaggaggagttccTGGGCTTTGCAGATGAGGTTCCCATGGAAACCCTCTCGCCAGAGGGGAGCCGTGATAGCTTTGACTCCCTGGCGTCCCCGGCGCAG cTGGGGGAGTCAGATTTGGGCTCTGACAGCTCAGCATCAGTGGTGAGTgaggaggaggaacaggaggaggaggaggaggaggaggcggcggccccCCGGCGGCGGCGCAGGTCTGGACGAAGCAGCATCGGTCTTCGAGTGGCCTTTCAGTTCCCCACCAAGAAGCTGGCGAAGCGGCCCGAGCGGAGCCCCTCCTCGGAGCCCTTGGGCCCCGGCCTGCGCTCCCAGGACAAGCAGGTGGCGGCCCTGGGCCGGAAGAAAAGCTGCAGGccggggagggacagggaggagtCGGCTTCGGAGTCGGAGGATGACGAGGGCCAGGAGAGCTCAGACGCCCTGCTGAAGAGGAACTTGAACATCAAGGAGAACAAGGCCGTG CTGGCCCGGTTATTGGCAGAACTGAACTCAATGCCGGATTTCTTCCCGGTACGGAGCCCGGCCTCAGCGTCC AAGAGGACGACGACGCGGCGCGCCTTGTCCGAGGGACAGCTCCCCCGGCGCGTGAACCCGGCCCGCAGCGCCCGGCCACCTGAGCGCTTTGCCCTGGAGAGCTTCACCGTGTCAGCCGCCAAGTTCGCAGAGGAGTTCTGCAGAATCAGGAGAAGGAAGACCATCAGCGGG GGCAGATGCCAGGGGTACAGGCGCCGGCACCGAGTGTCTTCCTTTCGGCCCGTGGAGGATATCACTGAAGAGGACCTGGAAAACGTGGCCATCACCGTTCGAGACAAAATCTATGACAAAGTCCTG GGGAACACATGCCATCAGTGCCGGCAGAAGACCATCGACACCAAGACCGTGTGTCGCAACCAGGGCTGCGGCGGCGTGCGGGGCCAGTTCTGCGGGCCCTGCCTGAGGAACCGCTACGGCGAGGACGTGCGCTCCGCCTTGCTGGACCCG GACTGGATGTGCCCCCCCTGCCGTGGGATATGCAACTGTAGTTACTGCCGCAGGCGCGACGGACGCTGTGCCACGGGCATCCTCATCCACCTGGCCAAGTTCTATGGCTACAACAACGTTAAGGAGTACCTGGAGAG CTTACAGAAGCGGCTGGTGGAAGACAATTAA
- the CDCA7L gene encoding cell division cycle-associated 7-like protein isoform X9, producing MELATGSQIPKEVADIFNAPSDEEEEEFLGFADEVPMETLSPEGSRDSFDSLASPAQLGESDLGSDSSASVVSEEEEQEEEEEEEAAAPRRRRRSGRSSIGLRVAFQFPTKKLAKRPERSPSSEPLGPGLRSQDKQVAALGRKKSCRPGRDREESASESEDDEGQESSDALLKRNLNIKENKAVLARLLAELNSMPDFFPVRSPASASKKRTTTRRALSEGQLPRRVNPARSARPPERFALESFTVSAAKFAEEFCRIRRRKTISGGRCQGYRRRHRVSSFRPVEDITEEDLENVAITVRDKIYDKVLGNTCHQCRQKTIDTKTVCRNQGCGGVRGQFCGPCLRNRYGEDVRSALLDPDWMCPPCRGICNCSYCRRRDGRCATGILIHLAKFYGYNNVKEYLESLQKRLVEDN from the exons ATCCCTAAGGAGGTGGCTGACATCTTCAACGCCCCCAgcgacgaggaggaggaggagttccTGGGCTTTGCAGATGAGGTTCCCATGGAAACCCTCTCGCCAGAGGGGAGCCGTGATAGCTTTGACTCCCTGGCGTCCCCGGCGCAG cTGGGGGAGTCAGATTTGGGCTCTGACAGCTCAGCATCAGTGGTGAGTgaggaggaggaacaggaggaggaggaggaggaggaggcggcggccccCCGGCGGCGGCGCAGGTCTGGACGAAGCAGCATCGGTCTTCGAGTGGCCTTTCAGTTCCCCACCAAGAAGCTGGCGAAGCGGCCCGAGCGGAGCCCCTCCTCGGAGCCCTTGGGCCCCGGCCTGCGCTCCCAGGACAAGCAGGTGGCGGCCCTGGGCCGGAAGAAAAGCTGCAGGccggggagggacagggaggagtCGGCTTCGGAGTCGGAGGATGACGAGGGCCAGGAGAGCTCAGACGCCCTGCTGAAGAGGAACTTGAACATCAAGGAGAACAAGGCCGTG CTGGCCCGGTTATTGGCAGAACTGAACTCAATGCCGGATTTCTTCCCGGTACGGAGCCCGGCCTCAGCGTCC AAGAAGAGGACGACGACGCGGCGCGCCTTGTCCGAGGGACAGCTCCCCCGGCGCGTGAACCCGGCCCGCAGCGCCCGGCCACCTGAGCGCTTTGCCCTGGAGAGCTTCACCGTGTCAGCCGCCAAGTTCGCAGAGGAGTTCTGCAGAATCAGGAGAAGGAAGACCATCAGCGGG GGCAGATGCCAGGGGTACAGGCGCCGGCACCGAGTGTCTTCCTTTCGGCCCGTGGAGGATATCACTGAAGAGGACCTGGAAAACGTGGCCATCACCGTTCGAGACAAAATCTATGACAAAGTCCTG GGGAACACATGCCATCAGTGCCGGCAGAAGACCATCGACACCAAGACCGTGTGTCGCAACCAGGGCTGCGGCGGCGTGCGGGGCCAGTTCTGCGGGCCCTGCCTGAGGAACCGCTACGGCGAGGACGTGCGCTCCGCCTTGCTGGACCCG GACTGGATGTGCCCCCCCTGCCGTGGGATATGCAACTGTAGTTACTGCCGCAGGCGCGACGGACGCTGTGCCACGGGCATCCTCATCCACCTGGCCAAGTTCTATGGCTACAACAACGTTAAGGAGTACCTGGAGAG CTTACAGAAGCGGCTGGTGGAAGACAATTAA
- the CDCA7L gene encoding cell division cycle-associated 7-like protein isoform X2, with translation MGLQLERSLGSLRRWLTSSTPPATRRRRSSWALQMRFPWKPSRQRGAVIALTPWRPRRRGVFSLLQDVRFRSTYFTEELRRIFVEDTDSEMEDFEGFTPSDVSGSSGAELGESDLGSDSSASVVSEEEEQEEEEEEEAAAPRRRRRSGRSSIGLRVAFQFPTKKLAKRPERSPSSEPLGPGLRSQDKQVAALGRKKSCRPGRDREESASESEDDEGQESSDALLKRNLNIKENKAVLARLLAELNSMPDFFPVRSPASASKRTTTRRALSEGQLPRRVNPARSARPPERFALESFTVSAAKFAEEFCRIRRRKTISGGRCQGYRRRHRVSSFRPVEDITEEDLENVAITVRDKIYDKVLGNTCHQCRQKTIDTKTVCRNQGCGGVRGQFCGPCLRNRYGEDVRSALLDPDWMCPPCRGICNCSYCRRRDGRCATGILIHLAKFYGYNNVKEYLESLQKRLVEDN, from the exons ATGGGGCTGCAGCTGGAGAGAAGCCTGGG ATCCCTAAGGAGGTGGCTGACATCTTCAACGCCCCCAgcgacgaggaggaggaggagttccTGGGCTTTGCAGATGAGGTTCCCATGGAAACCCTCTCGCCAGAGGGGAGCCGTGATAGCTTTGACTCCCTGGCGTCCCCGGCGCAG GGGTGTGTTTTCGCTGCTGCAGGACGTGCGTTTCCGTTCCACATACTTCACAGAAGAGCTGAGAAGGATTTTTGTGGAGGACACTGACTCGGAGATGGAAGATTTCGAAGGCTTCACGCCGAGTGACGTCAGTGGGAGCAGCGGCGCGGAG cTGGGGGAGTCAGATTTGGGCTCTGACAGCTCAGCATCAGTGGTGAGTgaggaggaggaacaggaggaggaggaggaggaggaggcggcggccccCCGGCGGCGGCGCAGGTCTGGACGAAGCAGCATCGGTCTTCGAGTGGCCTTTCAGTTCCCCACCAAGAAGCTGGCGAAGCGGCCCGAGCGGAGCCCCTCCTCGGAGCCCTTGGGCCCCGGCCTGCGCTCCCAGGACAAGCAGGTGGCGGCCCTGGGCCGGAAGAAAAGCTGCAGGccggggagggacagggaggagtCGGCTTCGGAGTCGGAGGATGACGAGGGCCAGGAGAGCTCAGACGCCCTGCTGAAGAGGAACTTGAACATCAAGGAGAACAAGGCCGTG CTGGCCCGGTTATTGGCAGAACTGAACTCAATGCCGGATTTCTTCCCGGTACGGAGCCCGGCCTCAGCGTCC AAGAGGACGACGACGCGGCGCGCCTTGTCCGAGGGACAGCTCCCCCGGCGCGTGAACCCGGCCCGCAGCGCCCGGCCACCTGAGCGCTTTGCCCTGGAGAGCTTCACCGTGTCAGCCGCCAAGTTCGCAGAGGAGTTCTGCAGAATCAGGAGAAGGAAGACCATCAGCGGG GGCAGATGCCAGGGGTACAGGCGCCGGCACCGAGTGTCTTCCTTTCGGCCCGTGGAGGATATCACTGAAGAGGACCTGGAAAACGTGGCCATCACCGTTCGAGACAAAATCTATGACAAAGTCCTG GGGAACACATGCCATCAGTGCCGGCAGAAGACCATCGACACCAAGACCGTGTGTCGCAACCAGGGCTGCGGCGGCGTGCGGGGCCAGTTCTGCGGGCCCTGCCTGAGGAACCGCTACGGCGAGGACGTGCGCTCCGCCTTGCTGGACCCG GACTGGATGTGCCCCCCCTGCCGTGGGATATGCAACTGTAGTTACTGCCGCAGGCGCGACGGACGCTGTGCCACGGGCATCCTCATCCACCTGGCCAAGTTCTATGGCTACAACAACGTTAAGGAGTACCTGGAGAG CTTACAGAAGCGGCTGGTGGAAGACAATTAA
- the CDCA7L gene encoding cell division cycle-associated 7-like protein isoform X6 produces MGLQLERSLGSLRRWLTSSTPPATRRRRSSWALQMRFPWKPSRQRGAVIALTPWRPRRRGVFSLLQDVRFRSTYFTEELRRIFVEDTDSEMEDFEGFTPSDVSGSSGAELGESDLGSDSSASVVSEEEEQEEEEEEEAAAPRRRRRSGRSSIGLRVAFQFPTKKLAKRPERSPSSEPLGPGLRSQDKQVAALGRKKSCRPGRDREESASESEDDEGQESSDALLKRNLNIKENKAVLARLLAELNSMPDFFPVRSPASASKKRTTTRRALSEGQLPRRVNPARSARPPERFALESFTVSAAKFAEEFCRIRRRKTISGGRCQGYRRRHRVSSFRPVEDITEEDLENVAITVRDKIYDKVLGNTCHQCRQKTIDTKTVCRNQGCGGVRGQFCGPCLRNRYGEDVRSALLDPARRTLCHGHPHPPGQVLWLQQR; encoded by the exons ATGGGGCTGCAGCTGGAGAGAAGCCTGGG ATCCCTAAGGAGGTGGCTGACATCTTCAACGCCCCCAgcgacgaggaggaggaggagttccTGGGCTTTGCAGATGAGGTTCCCATGGAAACCCTCTCGCCAGAGGGGAGCCGTGATAGCTTTGACTCCCTGGCGTCCCCGGCGCAG GGGTGTGTTTTCGCTGCTGCAGGACGTGCGTTTCCGTTCCACATACTTCACAGAAGAGCTGAGAAGGATTTTTGTGGAGGACACTGACTCGGAGATGGAAGATTTCGAAGGCTTCACGCCGAGTGACGTCAGTGGGAGCAGCGGCGCGGAG cTGGGGGAGTCAGATTTGGGCTCTGACAGCTCAGCATCAGTGGTGAGTgaggaggaggaacaggaggaggaggaggaggaggaggcggcggccccCCGGCGGCGGCGCAGGTCTGGACGAAGCAGCATCGGTCTTCGAGTGGCCTTTCAGTTCCCCACCAAGAAGCTGGCGAAGCGGCCCGAGCGGAGCCCCTCCTCGGAGCCCTTGGGCCCCGGCCTGCGCTCCCAGGACAAGCAGGTGGCGGCCCTGGGCCGGAAGAAAAGCTGCAGGccggggagggacagggaggagtCGGCTTCGGAGTCGGAGGATGACGAGGGCCAGGAGAGCTCAGACGCCCTGCTGAAGAGGAACTTGAACATCAAGGAGAACAAGGCCGTG CTGGCCCGGTTATTGGCAGAACTGAACTCAATGCCGGATTTCTTCCCGGTACGGAGCCCGGCCTCAGCGTCC AAGAAGAGGACGACGACGCGGCGCGCCTTGTCCGAGGGACAGCTCCCCCGGCGCGTGAACCCGGCCCGCAGCGCCCGGCCACCTGAGCGCTTTGCCCTGGAGAGCTTCACCGTGTCAGCCGCCAAGTTCGCAGAGGAGTTCTGCAGAATCAGGAGAAGGAAGACCATCAGCGGG GGCAGATGCCAGGGGTACAGGCGCCGGCACCGAGTGTCTTCCTTTCGGCCCGTGGAGGATATCACTGAAGAGGACCTGGAAAACGTGGCCATCACCGTTCGAGACAAAATCTATGACAAAGTCCTG GGGAACACATGCCATCAGTGCCGGCAGAAGACCATCGACACCAAGACCGTGTGTCGCAACCAGGGCTGCGGCGGCGTGCGGGGCCAGTTCTGCGGGCCCTGCCTGAGGAACCGCTACGGCGAGGACGTGCGCTCCGCCTTGCTGGACCCG GCGCGACGGACGCTGTGCCACGGGCATCCTCATCCACCTGGCCAAGTTCTATGGCTACAACAACGTTAA